AGCCAGGCTAGAACCCGTCTCCGCCCAAGCGCATCGCGCATTCGATCGCCTCTCCGTTCGATGGTTGAGTTCACTTTTTCGGAGCCTCGGTGTCCTTCACCGTGCCCAGCTCGATCCAGAGCTCCGACTTGTCGCGGAGGAAGAAGCGCTGGCTCACTTGATCGCCCCGATGCACGAGGACCGAGTACGGCTCGGGGTTCGAGGGAGTCGTCAGGGACGGCAGCGCGGCGGCGGGATGGACGACGAGGTCGTACTGGCGCTGCTTGTTGCCGGCGAAGATCAGGAGCAGCGTGGTCCGGCCCACCGTCTTGCCGGTAAGGAGCAGCTGGGTGGGATTCAGGACCTGGACATCCGCGACGTTGGGATTCGCCACCACAACCTTCGTGAGGGGCTCCGGTCCCACCGTGAGCACGTTGGCCTGGTCGGAGGCGACGAACACCGCCGTCTGCTCCTGGGCGCCGGTCGGCCCGGCCATCGCGCCGAGCTGGGCGGCGAGTCCGAGCCCGAGCGCGCCGAGCGCGAGGCGGCTCTCCTTGAAGCGTGGCAAACGCATGGGGGTCTCCTTGTTCATCACCGCTGCTTCTCCGCCGAGCCGCGCTCGATCCACCCCCGGTCGCCGAAACGGACGAACTGCTGCTCGGTGAGCCGCGTCCCGCGCACCACCGAGACGGTATGGCCCTCGGGGGCGGGGGGCGGGAGCGGGGCGGCCACGGGCACGGGCTTACGCGCCACCGGCGCCGCCGGAGGGGGAGCCACCGCCGCGGTACGCACGTCGCTCAGGAGGGTCGCCTGCGTGGCGCCCGACGTCCTCACGACCTCGTTGTCCCGCAGGTTGCGGGTGGCCAGCGTGATCCGTCCCTCGCTCTGCGCCACCGCGAGCCGCTCGGTCTGCTCGGGCGTAAGGGCGAGCGTGACCGTGGTCACGGTGATCGGCTTGTTGTCCCGCATCTCTACCGTCTGGCCGGCGGCGAGGATCGGCACGTCCTGGAGGATCACCTTGGCGATGCGCTCGTTGGTGGAGCCGGGCTTGGTCATGCTCACGAGCACGTCCACCCGGCTGTTCGGAAGGATGAAGCCGCTCTCGCGAATCGCCTCGTCGACCTTGATGGAGACGCCGCGCTGCCCTTCGGGAACCAGCATCGGCATCACGCCGCCCTTGCCCGCCAGCTCGGGGGCCAGCCGCGACTCGAGGAGGGGCTCCCCGGCCATGATCGCGCTCCGCACCACACGCCCTTCGGCGTTGGCGAGAGTCCGGACCGCGCCCGTGGGGATATTGCTCTT
Above is a window of Candidatus Methylomirabilota bacterium DNA encoding:
- a CDS encoding pilus assembly protein N-terminal domain-containing protein; this translates as MNKETPMRLPRFKESRLALGALGLGLAAQLGAMAGPTGAQEQTAVFVASDQANVLTVGPEPLTKVVVANPNVADVQVLNPTQLLLTGKTVGRTTLLLIFAGNKQRQYDLVVHPAAALPSLTTPSNPEPYSVLVHRGDQVSQRFFLRDKSELWIELGTVKDTEAPKK
- the cpaB gene encoding Flp pilus assembly protein CpaB gives rise to the protein MNRRLMIVLVFATIVGLIASFLVYQVVRQMALAGAPEGTEPVVVAAVNMSMAESVTSQHVKLVQWPKSNIPTGAVRTLANAEGRVVRSAIMAGEPLLESRLAPELAGKGGVMPMLVPEGQRGVSIKVDEAIRESGFILPNSRVDVLVSMTKPGSTNERIAKVILQDVPILAAGQTVEMRDNKPITVTTVTLALTPEQTERLAVAQSEGRITLATRNLRDNEVVRTSGATQATLLSDVRTAAVAPPPAAPVARKPVPVAAPLPPPAPEGHTVSVVRGTRLTEQQFVRFGDRGWIERGSAEKQR